A single genomic interval of Pomacea canaliculata isolate SZHN2017 linkage group LG5, ASM307304v1, whole genome shotgun sequence harbors:
- the LOC112564151 gene encoding uncharacterized protein LOC112564151 isoform X2, with the protein MSTALEENRTDSCHDYRVHSLHHRSSYRYNTRRRGSKKNRVAPAESQNRRHLSDVTNWREPAVKDFQEEMSKESSLQNYSKTPKNKEFPGLTRRSLGRFILQSAAGKCQDERGCDQRPLVIIIPWLRAKQNHVSKYSELYLRKGLDVLVVQVTPSQIIRPIRTKRIVKELLSLLQDENGPLAKRPLIIHGFSIGAFVWGQMLLEMNSDIAILTKAHGDKLADDLRQALKYPDYGPQQGDRGDDAGAPPATTNTRSSTDDDSKSNSAGHLKSEFSESCTSGQEKERAQDGTMVAVQIKFAEVHRRILGVIMDSPTPMEAILVGMPNSVTSRPIFRAVLRIILAAYIRSFPSSVGIHYLQGARAAEKNDGGYPTLILYSSTDAVVPAPKVDAVVADWFRKGFFVRVKKWEQSPHVAHFQFHPEEYTEEVYGFLDSLLTPKSRL; encoded by the exons ATGTCAACGGCATTGGAAGAAAATAGGACTGATtcat GTCATGATTATCGTGTGCACAGCCTCCATCACA GATCTAGTTATCGTTACAATACAAGAAGGAGGGGTTCCAAAAA AAACAGGGTCGCTCCAGCAGAAAGCCAGAACAGGAGGCATCTGTCGGATGTCACGAATTGGCGAGAACCTGCTGTCAAGGACTTTCAAGAAGAGATGAGCAAA GAATCCAGTTTACAAAACTACTCTAAAACCcccaaaaataaagaatttccTGGACTCACGAGGCGTTCACTCGGCCGTTTTATTTTGCAATCTGCAGCGGGGAAATGTCAGGATGAAAGGGGTTGTGATCAGCGCCCTCTAGTAATAATCATTCCATGGCTTCGAGCCAAGCAAAACCACGTGTCCAAATACAGTGAATTGTATCTGAGGAAGGGCCTTGACGTGCTCGTCGTACAAGTGACTCCTAGCCAGATAATCAGACCGATAAGGACGAAAAGAATCGTCAAAGAACTTCTGTCGCTGTTGCAG GATGAAAATGGACCGCTAGCTAAAAGACCACTCATCATCCACGGCTTTTCTATCGGGGCCTTCGTCTGGGGACAAATGCTGCTGGAGATGAACTCCGACATCGCTATCCTCACTAAGGCGCACGGCGATAAACTTGCCGATGACCTGCGTCAAGCTTTGAAATACCCCGATTACGGACCACAGCAAGGCGATCGCGGGGATGACGCGGGAGCTCCCCCGGCAACAACAAACACGAGAAGCTCGACAGACGACGATTCTAAAAGCAACTCTGCCGGCCATCTTAAGAGCGAATTCTCAGAAAGCTGCACCTCCGGCCAGGAGAAGGAGCGGGCCCAAGACGGCACGATGGTGGCTGTTCAAATCAAGTTCGCCGAAGTCCACCGCCGCATCCTGGGCGTTATCATGGACAGTCCCACGCCCATGGAGGCCATATTGGTGGGCATGCCCAACAGCGTCACGTCCCGACCCATCTTCCGAGCCGTGTTGCGCATAATTCTAGCAGCCTATATCCGGTCCTTTCCGAGTTCAGTCGGAATCCACTACCTTCAAGGCGCGCGAGCGGCAGAAAAGAACGATGGAGGCTACCCCACCCTAATCCTTTATTCTTCCACGGATGCCGTGGTTCCAGCGCCGAAGGTGGACGCGGTGGTAGCAGACTGGTTCAGGAAAGGGTTCTTCGTACGCGTCAAGAAATGGGAACAATCTCCTCACGTTGCTCATTTTCAGTTCCATCCAGAGGAGTACACAGAAGAAGTGTACGGCTTTCTTGACAGTTTGCTGACCCCAAAATCAAGGCTGTGA
- the LOC112564151 gene encoding uncharacterized protein LOC112564151 isoform X1, giving the protein MLSTWHLYVLCRGRPFAFAAGILYTTAMSKMRVTMCFSCFRRNRVAPAESQNRRHLSDVTNWREPAVKDFQEEMSKESSLQNYSKTPKNKEFPGLTRRSLGRFILQSAAGKCQDERGCDQRPLVIIIPWLRAKQNHVSKYSELYLRKGLDVLVVQVTPSQIIRPIRTKRIVKELLSLLQDENGPLAKRPLIIHGFSIGAFVWGQMLLEMNSDIAILTKAHGDKLADDLRQALKYPDYGPQQGDRGDDAGAPPATTNTRSSTDDDSKSNSAGHLKSEFSESCTSGQEKERAQDGTMVAVQIKFAEVHRRILGVIMDSPTPMEAILVGMPNSVTSRPIFRAVLRIILAAYIRSFPSSVGIHYLQGARAAEKNDGGYPTLILYSSTDAVVPAPKVDAVVADWFRKGFFVRVKKWEQSPHVAHFQFHPEEYTEEVYGFLDSLLTPKSRL; this is encoded by the exons ATGCTGAGCACCTGGCATTTGTATGTCCTGTGCAGAGGACGGCCATTTGCCTTCGCTGCCGGCATCTTGTACACCACGGCCATGTCGAAAATGCGGGTCACCAtgtgtttttcttgctttcgcAGAAACAGGGTCGCTCCAGCAGAAAGCCAGAACAGGAGGCATCTGTCGGATGTCACGAATTGGCGAGAACCTGCTGTCAAGGACTTTCAAGAAGAGATGAGCAAA GAATCCAGTTTACAAAACTACTCTAAAACCcccaaaaataaagaatttccTGGACTCACGAGGCGTTCACTCGGCCGTTTTATTTTGCAATCTGCAGCGGGGAAATGTCAGGATGAAAGGGGTTGTGATCAGCGCCCTCTAGTAATAATCATTCCATGGCTTCGAGCCAAGCAAAACCACGTGTCCAAATACAGTGAATTGTATCTGAGGAAGGGCCTTGACGTGCTCGTCGTACAAGTGACTCCTAGCCAGATAATCAGACCGATAAGGACGAAAAGAATCGTCAAAGAACTTCTGTCGCTGTTGCAG GATGAAAATGGACCGCTAGCTAAAAGACCACTCATCATCCACGGCTTTTCTATCGGGGCCTTCGTCTGGGGACAAATGCTGCTGGAGATGAACTCCGACATCGCTATCCTCACTAAGGCGCACGGCGATAAACTTGCCGATGACCTGCGTCAAGCTTTGAAATACCCCGATTACGGACCACAGCAAGGCGATCGCGGGGATGACGCGGGAGCTCCCCCGGCAACAACAAACACGAGAAGCTCGACAGACGACGATTCTAAAAGCAACTCTGCCGGCCATCTTAAGAGCGAATTCTCAGAAAGCTGCACCTCCGGCCAGGAGAAGGAGCGGGCCCAAGACGGCACGATGGTGGCTGTTCAAATCAAGTTCGCCGAAGTCCACCGCCGCATCCTGGGCGTTATCATGGACAGTCCCACGCCCATGGAGGCCATATTGGTGGGCATGCCCAACAGCGTCACGTCCCGACCCATCTTCCGAGCCGTGTTGCGCATAATTCTAGCAGCCTATATCCGGTCCTTTCCGAGTTCAGTCGGAATCCACTACCTTCAAGGCGCGCGAGCGGCAGAAAAGAACGATGGAGGCTACCCCACCCTAATCCTTTATTCTTCCACGGATGCCGTGGTTCCAGCGCCGAAGGTGGACGCGGTGGTAGCAGACTGGTTCAGGAAAGGGTTCTTCGTACGCGTCAAGAAATGGGAACAATCTCCTCACGTTGCTCATTTTCAGTTCCATCCAGAGGAGTACACAGAAGAAGTGTACGGCTTTCTTGACAGTTTGCTGACCCCAAAATCAAGGCTGTGA
- the LOC112564151 gene encoding uncharacterized protein LOC112564151 isoform X3 has protein sequence MSKESSLQNYSKTPKNKEFPGLTRRSLGRFILQSAAGKCQDERGCDQRPLVIIIPWLRAKQNHVSKYSELYLRKGLDVLVVQVTPSQIIRPIRTKRIVKELLSLLQDENGPLAKRPLIIHGFSIGAFVWGQMLLEMNSDIAILTKAHGDKLADDLRQALKYPDYGPQQGDRGDDAGAPPATTNTRSSTDDDSKSNSAGHLKSEFSESCTSGQEKERAQDGTMVAVQIKFAEVHRRILGVIMDSPTPMEAILVGMPNSVTSRPIFRAVLRIILAAYIRSFPSSVGIHYLQGARAAEKNDGGYPTLILYSSTDAVVPAPKVDAVVADWFRKGFFVRVKKWEQSPHVAHFQFHPEEYTEEVYGFLDSLLTPKSRL, from the exons ATGAGCAAA GAATCCAGTTTACAAAACTACTCTAAAACCcccaaaaataaagaatttccTGGACTCACGAGGCGTTCACTCGGCCGTTTTATTTTGCAATCTGCAGCGGGGAAATGTCAGGATGAAAGGGGTTGTGATCAGCGCCCTCTAGTAATAATCATTCCATGGCTTCGAGCCAAGCAAAACCACGTGTCCAAATACAGTGAATTGTATCTGAGGAAGGGCCTTGACGTGCTCGTCGTACAAGTGACTCCTAGCCAGATAATCAGACCGATAAGGACGAAAAGAATCGTCAAAGAACTTCTGTCGCTGTTGCAG GATGAAAATGGACCGCTAGCTAAAAGACCACTCATCATCCACGGCTTTTCTATCGGGGCCTTCGTCTGGGGACAAATGCTGCTGGAGATGAACTCCGACATCGCTATCCTCACTAAGGCGCACGGCGATAAACTTGCCGATGACCTGCGTCAAGCTTTGAAATACCCCGATTACGGACCACAGCAAGGCGATCGCGGGGATGACGCGGGAGCTCCCCCGGCAACAACAAACACGAGAAGCTCGACAGACGACGATTCTAAAAGCAACTCTGCCGGCCATCTTAAGAGCGAATTCTCAGAAAGCTGCACCTCCGGCCAGGAGAAGGAGCGGGCCCAAGACGGCACGATGGTGGCTGTTCAAATCAAGTTCGCCGAAGTCCACCGCCGCATCCTGGGCGTTATCATGGACAGTCCCACGCCCATGGAGGCCATATTGGTGGGCATGCCCAACAGCGTCACGTCCCGACCCATCTTCCGAGCCGTGTTGCGCATAATTCTAGCAGCCTATATCCGGTCCTTTCCGAGTTCAGTCGGAATCCACTACCTTCAAGGCGCGCGAGCGGCAGAAAAGAACGATGGAGGCTACCCCACCCTAATCCTTTATTCTTCCACGGATGCCGTGGTTCCAGCGCCGAAGGTGGACGCGGTGGTAGCAGACTGGTTCAGGAAAGGGTTCTTCGTACGCGTCAAGAAATGGGAACAATCTCCTCACGTTGCTCATTTTCAGTTCCATCCAGAGGAGTACACAGAAGAAGTGTACGGCTTTCTTGACAGTTTGCTGACCCCAAAATCAAGGCTGTGA
- the LOC112564149 gene encoding LOW QUALITY PROTEIN: DNA polymerase subunit gamma-1-like (The sequence of the model RefSeq protein was modified relative to this genomic sequence to represent the inferred CDS: deleted 4 bases in 2 codons): CSNHGFLTKTFATSSPYAKVTWCQTRQLRCNNQYLQRFNALNIQMLTESLHKQIFGKQDVTSEKSSSNPEVTNDADLKKIQAHLQKFGLLKSSAASTADVDLELPKLNGCNIDEHFRYIANKQIKDYKQLADTLAQSNPPPMPDVWVKQKGWTKYYLDGRTESVPFPSEDAIVFDIECLVTEGNFPTIAAALSASHWYSWTSDFVLQDRLHWTKEPQISDLIPLETKQKSFSAPSGQWKKRLVIGHNVGFDRSFIKEQYLIEGTKTRFLDTMSLHIAICGLTSFQRILYQSSKTDSSRKEVREHTERQKMFNMAASDEWKKVGGMNNLNAVYQLHCNGKLLDKEKRNIFVEGTMEDVRQDYQALMTYCAKDVLATHSVFAKLWPEFFERFPHPVTLGGMLEMGSAYLPVNSIWSRYLEHANATYLELQRELRKLLISLADEACHLLEDEQYKNDPWLWDLDWSVSQFKMNKKASGSKSLQTIRNTTTREEDMDFLTFLEDDEARKERMEILEQVYSTASRVPKNPTFMAGYPAWYRELCPRPNDEDWYPGPSNISTQCRVTPKLMRLTWDGYPVHFDQTFGWGYLVPSFKEPSEIEKELAEQDQGETNSDFPVRAYLEFMKKSKPLLFKDKEMPADLNHFLGQNFDQQAMEPQEVILHWDAARDHPKGKKSDASLGDGPYDIGLPGCLFYRIPHKDGDKKRVGNPLAKDYLHRVEDGTLQAETGDHANHALLLSKICSYWKNNQERIEGQMAVWLKKGELPKYVTKHSDYKEYEQYGAIVPRLVVAGTITRRAVEPTWLTASNAYPDRIGSELKAMIHTPPGYHFVGADVDSQELWIAAVLGDAFFMKIHGCTALGWMTLQGNKADKTDLHSKTAELAGVSRDQAKILNYGRIYGAGQAFAEQLLMQFNPSITPQQARITAKDMFRKTKGERNNERLWTGGSESHMFNALEQIANSPNPTTPVLGCRISKALEPKFVLDDFLTSRVNWVVQSSAVDYLHLMLVCMRWLMDMHGINGRFCISIHDEVRYLVASPDRYRAALALHITNLLTRTMFAFRLKMHDLPQSVAFFSAVDVDVCLRKEVTMDCKTPSNPHGLAEGYGIPKGEALDILQVLQKTGGKLSA; the protein is encoded by the exons TGCTCAAATCATGGCTTTCTTACAAAGACTTTCGCGACCAGCAGTCCCTATGCCAAAGTTACTTGGTGCCAAACACGACAACTTCGGTGTAATAATCAATACCTTCAGCGTTTTAATGCCTTGAATATTCAGATGCTTACAGAGTCTCTTCACAAACAGATATTTGGAAAACAAGACGTA ACTTCAGAAAAGTCATCAAGTAATCCTGAAGTCACAAATGATGCAGATcttaaaaaaatccaagcaCACTTACAGAAGTTTGGACTTCTCAAGAGCAGTGCCGCTAGCACTGCAGACGTTGATCTGGAGCTTCCAAAACTGAATGGCTGCAACATTGATGAGCACTTCAGGTATATTGCCAATAAGCAGATCAAAGACTACAAACAATTGGCAGACACCTTGGCACAGTCAAACCCACCCCCTATGCCGGATGTTTGGGTAAAGCAAAAGGGCTggacaaaatattatttggatGGCAGAACTGAAAGTGTGCCATTTCCCAGTGAAGATGCAATTGTGTTTGATATTGAATGCTTGGTTACCGAAGGAAATTTCCCAACCATTGCAGCTGCACTGTCAGCTTCACATTG GTATTCTTGGACTAGTGACTTTGTACTGCAAGACAGGCTCCACTGGACCAAAGAACCTCAGATCTCTGACCTAATTCCACTTGAGACCAAGCAAAAATCTTTCTCAGCCCCAAGTGGTCAATGGAAGAAGCGTCTAGTCATTGGTCACAATGTTGGCTTTGACCGCTCATTCATTAAAGAGCAATACCTAATTG aGGGGACAAAAACACGCTTCTTGGACACAATGTCTTTGCACATTGCCATATGTGGCCTGACAAGTTTCCAACGTATATTGTATCAATCCTCTAAGACTGACTCATCACGCAAAGAGGTTCGGGAGCATACAGAGCGGCAGAAAATGTTTAACATGGCAGCT TCTGATGAATGGAAGAAGGTTGGTGGGATGAACAATCTGAATGCTGTGTACCAGCTTCACTGCAATGGGAAACTACTTGACAAAGAGAAGCGTAACATTTTTGTAGAGGGTACTATGGAAGATGTTCGTCAAGACTACCAG GCACTGATGACTTATTGTGCCAAGGATGTCTTGGCAACACATTCAGTTTTTGCAAAGCTCTGGCCAGAATTTTTTGAAAG GTTTCCTCATCCTGTAACCCTTGGGGGGATGCTGGAAATGGGATCAGCATACCTACCAGTCAACAGTATATGGTCACGCTATTTAGAGCATGCCAATGCAACCTATTTAGAACTGCAGAGAGAGCTGCGTAAACTGCTGATTTCTCTCGCTGATGAGGCTTGTCACCTACTAGAGGATGAACA GTACAAAAATGATCCATGGCTGTGGGATCTTGACTGGTCAGTATCacaatttaaaatgaataaaaaagcatcTGGATCCAAG TCATTGCAGACCATAAGAAATACAACAACCAGAGAGGAGGACATGGACTTTCTCACGTTTCTAGAA GATGATGAAGCCCGGAAGGAAAGGATGGAAATTTTAGAACAAGTGTATTCAACAGCCAGCAGAGTTCCAAAGAATCCCACATTTATGGCTGGCTATCCTGC CTGGTATCGTGAGCTGTGTCCTCGTCCAAACGATGAAGACTGGTATCCAGGGCCTTCAAACATTAGCACTCAGTGCCGTGTTACACCAAAGCTTATGCGCTTGACTTGGGATGGATACCCTGTTCACTTTGACCAGACCTTTGGCTGGGGTTATCTTGTTCCGTCCTTCAAGGAGCCTtcagagatagagaaagaactTGCAGAGCAGGATCAAGGAGAAACCAACAGTGACTTCCCTGTTAG GGCTTATCTagagtttatgaaaaaaagcaaaccactCTTATTCAAAGATAAGGAGATGCCAGCTGACTTGAACCATTTCCTGGGCCAAAATTTTGACCAGCAGGCAATGGAGCCTCAGGAGGTCATTCTGCATTGGGATGCTGCCAGAGATCACCCAAAAGGCAAG AAATCTGATGCCAGTTTAGGGGATGGACCTTATGACATTGGTTTACCTGGCTGCTTATTTTACAGGATTCCACACAAG GATGGTGACAAAAAGCGTGTGGGCAATCCTCTGGCCAAAGATTACCTACACAGGGTAGAGGACGGTACTCTGCAGGCAGAGACAGGTGATCATGCAAACCATGCACTTCTCCTCAGCAAAATCTGCTCATACTGGAAAAACAATCAGGAGAGGATTGA AGGACAAATGGCAGTTTGGCTTAAAAAAGGGGAGCTGCCAAAGTATGTCACAAA ACATTCTGACTACAAAGAATATGAACAGTATGGGGCTATTGTTCCTCGACTTGTTGTGGCAGGAACTATAACACGACGAGCCGTTGAACCAACATGGCTTACAGCTAGCAATGCCTAT CCTGATCGCATTGGGAGTGAACTGAAAGCCATGATACACACCCCTCCAGGTTACCATTTTGTGGGTGCTGATGTGGATTCACAGGAGCTGTGGATTGCGGCAGTTTTGGGGGATGCCTTTTTTATGAAGATCCATG GCTGTACTGCCTTGGGATGGATGACGCTGCAAGGAAACAAAGCAGATAAAACAGATCTACACAGCAAGACTGCCGAGCTGGCCGGTGTCAGCCGTGACCAGGCGAAG ATTCTGAACTATGGGAGAATCTATGGAGCTGGACAGGCTTTTGCTGAGCAGCTGCTGATGCAGTTCAACCCAAGCATAACTCCACAACAGGCACGCATCACAGCAAAGGACATGTTCCGAAAAACCAAGGGAGAACGCAA CAATGAACGGTTGTGGACAGGTGGAAG TGAAAGCCACATGTTCAATGCCCTTGAACAGATCGCAAACTCCCCTAACCCAACTACTCCTGTTCTGGGCTGTCGCATCAGTAAAGCCTTGGAGCCCAAGTTTGTTCTTGATGAT tttcttACCAGTCGGGTGAACTGGGTGGTGCAAAGTTCAGCAGTTGACTATCTGCACCTCATGTTGGTGTGTATGAGATGGCTGATGGACATGCATGGCATTAATGGTCGCTTCTGCATCAGCATCCATGACGAGGTTCGCTATCTTGTGGCATCTCCTGACCGATACAGAGCAGCCCTTGCATTGCACATCACCAACCTTCTGACTCGCACCATGTTTGCCTTCCGTCTCAAAATGCATGACCTGCCTCAG TCAGTTGCATTCTTCAGTGCTGTGGATGTTGATGTATGTCTACGGAAAGAGGTGACAATGGATTGCAAGACACCCTCAAACCCACATGGGCTGGCTGAAGGCTATGGCATTCCCAAAG gTGAGGCACTCGACATACTTCAGGTGTTACAAAAGACTGGTGGAAAGCTGTCAGCATAA
- the LOC112564150 gene encoding methylmalonyl-CoA mutase, mitochondrial-like yields MFGIKKTALASFSYRLVQVRALAPCGCRLLHRLPIDKDWKKGAAKELKGKDVESTLTWRTAEGIEIKPVYTKDDVAHVAKEIPGEFPYTRGPYSTMYTHRPWTIRQYAGFSTVEESNKFYRDNIAAGQQGLSVAFDLPTHRGYDSDNPRVTGDVGMAGVAIDSVEDTKLLFDGIPLNKISTSMTMNGAVLPIMAMYVVAAEEQGAKQEELSGTIQNDILKEFMVRNTYIFPPEPSMRIVGDIFEYTSKFMPKFNSISISGYHLQEAGADTALELAFTVADGLEYVRTGINRGLDIDDFAPRLSFFWGIGMNFYLEIAKLRAARRLWAYLLKEHFKPKLSKSLLLRCHCQTSGWSLTEQDPYNNIVRTAIEAMAAVFGGTQSLHTNSFDEALGLPTQFSARIARNTQIILQEESGIPKVADPWGGSYMMESLTEEIYEAALKIVNEVESLGGMAKAVASGMPKLRIEECAAKRQARIDTSQEVIVGVNKYRLAEEQRVDVLSIDNTIVLQKQIARLKKVRETRDSHKVHTALKAITECCRSGDGNLLALSIEAARKRATVGEITDAMEEVFGRHVAFDRLVSGAYKSEFGEDFEITRVMKKVEAFHEREGRRPRILVAKVGQDGHDRGAKIIATGFADLGFDVDIGPLFATPVEAAQQAIDADVHVVGVSSLAAGHRILIPQLVEELRKMGREDIIVIAGGVIPPQDYEDLYKAGCAAIFGPGTRIPDAAYRVVELIKGKINNERKQETA; encoded by the exons atgtttggCATCAAGAAAACAGCCCTGGCTTCTTTTTCATACAGACTTGTTCAA GTGAGAGCACTTGCACCTTGCGGATGCCGTCTGCTTCACCGATTGCCTATTGACAAGGACTGGAAAAAAGGGGCTGCAAAAGAGCTGAAAGGTAAAGATGTGGAGAGCACTTTGACGTGGAGAACTGCCGAG GGCATTGAGATAAAACCTGTTTATACTAAAGATGATGTGGCACATGTTGCCAAGGAGATACCTGGAGAATTCCCTTACACCCGAGGACCATATTCAACCATGTACACACACCGGCCGTGGACCATTAGACAG TATGCAGGTTTCAGTACAGTTGAAGAAAGCAACAAATTTTATCGAGACAACATTGCTGCTGGCCAACAAGGACTTAGTGTGGCATTTGATCTTCCTACACATAGAGG GTATGACTCTGACAATCCTCGAGTGACAGGTGATGTAGGAATGGCAGGTGTAGCTATTGACTCTGTGGAAGATACTAAGCTTTTGTTTGATGGCATTCCTCTAAACAAAATCTCCACTTCTATGACTATGAATGGTGCTGTACTGCCTATCATGGCAATGTATGTTGTGGCTGCTGAGGAGCAG GGGGCTAAACAAGAAGAGTTATCTGGTACTATACAAAATGATATTCTGAAAGAATTTATGGTTCGCAACACTTACATCTTTCCCCCTGAGCCATCAATGCGGATTGTAGGAGACATCTTTGAATACACATCAAAG TTCATGCCAAAATTCAACTCCATCTCCATCTCCGGATATCACCTACAGGAAGCTGGAGCAGACACAGCTCTTGAGCTGGCTTTCACGGTAGCAGATGGCTTGGAATATGTGAGAACAG GCATAAATCGGGGGCTTGATATTGATGACTTTGCTCCACGGCTTTCCTTTTTCTGGGGCATTGGCATGAACTTTTATCTG GAAATAGCCAAACTGCGGGCAGCACGTCGTTTGTGGGCATACCTGTTGAAAGAGCATTTCAAACCCAAGCTGAGCAAGTCACTTCTCCTGCGCTGCCACTGCCAGACTTCAGGATGGTCTTTGACAGAACAA GATCCTTACAACAACATAGTGAGAACAGCTATAGAAGCTATGGCAGCAGTGTTTGGAGGCACCCAGTCCCTTCACACAAACTCTTTTGATGAAGCCTTGGGACTTCCAACACAATTTAGTGCACGCATTGCCCGTAACACACAGATCATCCTCCAAGAAGAGAGTGGGATTCCTAAG GTTGCTGATCCCTGGGGAGGCTCCTATATGATGGAAAGCCTGACAGAAGAAATATACGAGGCTGCTTTAAAAATAGTCAACGAG GTGGAGAGTCTTGGAGGCATGGCAAAGGCTGTAGCATCAGGAATGCCCAAGCTGAGAATTGAGGAATGTGCTGCTAAACGCCAAGCTCGTATTGATACAAGTCAAG AGGTAATAGTTGGTGTTAACAAGTATCGTTTGGCTGAAGAACAGAGAGTAGATGTACTGTCTATAGACAACACCATTGTTCTCCAGAAGCAGATTGCTCGTCTCAAGAAAGTCAGGGAAACAAGAGATTCTCACAAG GTTCACACTGCATTGAAGGCAATCACTGAATGTTGTCGCAGTGGGGATGGAAATTTGCTAGCATTAAGCATTGAGGCTGCTCGAAAACGTGCCACTGTTGGAGAGATAACTGATGCTATGGAGGAG GTTTTTGGACGCCATGTGGCCTTTGATCGCTTGGTGAGTGGAGCATACAAGTCAGAGTTTGGTGAAGACTTTGAGATCACCCGGGTTATGAAGAAAGTAGAG GCTTTCCATGAACGTGAAGGTAGACGTCCCAGAATTCTTGTGGCAAAGGTTGGACAGGATGGGCACGACCGTGGTGCCAAGATCATAGCCACAGGATTTGCTGACCTTGGATTTGATGTTGACATTGGACCTCTCTTTGCA ACGCCTGTTGAGGCCGCACAGCAGGCTATTGATGCAGATGTTCATGTTGTTGGAGTGAGCTCTCTTGCTGCTGGACACAGAATTCTTATTCCCCAACTGGTTGAGGAGCTCCGAAAAATGGGACGGGA GGACATCATTGTAATTGCTGGTGGAGTCATCCCACCCCAGGATTACGAGGACCTGTACAAAGCAGGTTGTGCTGCTATTTTTGGACCTG gTACCAGAATTCCAGATGCTGCATACAGAGTTGTTGAACTGATAAAGGgcaaaattaataatgaaagaaaacaagaaactgcttga